A portion of the Burkholderia pseudomultivorans genome contains these proteins:
- a CDS encoding fatty acid desaturase → MNQPARTVFRDDADKVAYVRREVNAASDAIRARYPLLDQQNLVGATVMAVSVSAMLALAWLYARGTIAWYVALPLAAFVTSLIHELEHDLIHLMYFRKTPWAYHLMMALCWLTRPGTINPWTRRRMHLHHHKVSGGESDLEEFGITNGERWGVKRLLMIADGMLAVALRPAAMRRKVKQYVAAQPVQDPAERAQLRVEQVSSYMPVGHAYYALWHAFIVYHAGLFVLHACGVSVAVPAVVERAMSVVDFLAVVWLGPNFLRSFCINFVSSNMHYFGDIDSRNVIQQTQVLNPWWMLPFQLFCFNFGSTHAIHHFVVRDPFYIRQLTARTAHAALREVGVRFNDVGTFARANRWGACRGGRAARADA, encoded by the coding sequence ATGAATCAACCCGCCCGAACCGTCTTTCGCGATGACGCGGACAAGGTCGCTTACGTGCGCCGCGAGGTCAACGCGGCGAGCGATGCGATCCGCGCGCGCTATCCGCTGCTCGACCAGCAGAACCTCGTCGGCGCGACCGTGATGGCCGTGTCGGTGAGCGCGATGCTCGCGCTCGCGTGGCTGTATGCGCGCGGCACGATCGCGTGGTACGTCGCGCTGCCGCTCGCCGCGTTCGTCACGTCGCTGATCCACGAGCTCGAGCACGACCTGATCCACCTGATGTACTTCAGGAAGACGCCGTGGGCGTATCACTTGATGATGGCACTCTGCTGGCTCACGCGGCCCGGCACGATCAACCCGTGGACGCGCCGGCGCATGCACCTGCATCACCACAAGGTGTCCGGCGGCGAATCGGATCTCGAGGAATTCGGCATCACGAACGGCGAGCGCTGGGGCGTGAAGCGCCTGCTGATGATCGCCGACGGCATGCTCGCCGTCGCGCTGCGGCCCGCCGCGATGCGCCGCAAGGTGAAGCAGTACGTCGCCGCGCAACCGGTGCAGGATCCGGCCGAGCGCGCGCAGCTGCGCGTCGAGCAGGTGTCGTCGTACATGCCGGTCGGCCATGCGTACTACGCGCTGTGGCACGCGTTCATCGTCTATCACGCCGGCCTGTTCGTGCTGCATGCGTGCGGCGTGTCGGTCGCCGTGCCGGCCGTCGTCGAGCGCGCGATGAGCGTCGTCGATTTCCTCGCCGTCGTGTGGCTCGGGCCGAACTTCCTGCGCAGCTTCTGCATCAACTTCGTCAGCTCGAACATGCACTACTTCGGCGACATCGATTCGCGCAACGTGATCCAGCAGACGCAGGTGCTCAACCCGTGGTGGATGCTGCCGTTCCAGCTGTTCTGCTTCAATTTCGGCAGCACGCATGCGATCCATCACTTCGTCGTGCGCGACCCGTTCTATATCCGCCAGCTGACCGCGCGCACCGCGCACGCGGCGCTGCGCGAGGTCGGCGTACGCTTCAACGACGTCGGCACGTTCGCCCGCGCGAATCGCTGGGGCGCCTGTCGCGGCGGACGCGCAGCGCGGGCCGACGCGTAA
- a CDS encoding HAD family hydrolase translates to MTDRIVAAFDFDGTITTSDSFRHFVLETVGLPRFAWAGLRALPWIVAMKAGLVSRGDAKAKFAWFAFGAMREDALDAQARRFVDAYLPRLVRPEMLERVREHRARGHEVVLVSASPSLYLDKWAKTAGFDAVLATRLAFERGLFTGRLDGQNCWGPQKVVRLRGWWGDRPPQRLFAYGDSRGDKEMAELANWSWIRGQGPMPPIGA, encoded by the coding sequence ATGACCGACCGCATCGTCGCCGCATTCGATTTCGACGGCACCATCACGACTTCCGACAGCTTTCGCCATTTCGTCCTCGAGACGGTCGGCCTGCCGCGCTTCGCGTGGGCCGGACTGCGCGCGCTGCCGTGGATCGTCGCGATGAAGGCCGGGCTGGTGTCGCGCGGCGATGCGAAAGCGAAGTTCGCATGGTTCGCGTTCGGCGCGATGCGCGAGGATGCGCTCGATGCACAGGCGCGCAGGTTCGTCGACGCGTATCTGCCGCGCCTCGTGCGTCCGGAGATGCTCGAGCGCGTGCGCGAGCATCGCGCGCGCGGTCACGAGGTGGTGCTGGTCAGCGCATCGCCGTCGCTGTATCTCGACAAATGGGCGAAGACGGCCGGCTTCGACGCCGTGCTCGCGACGCGTCTCGCGTTCGAGCGCGGCCTGTTCACGGGGCGGCTCGACGGCCAGAACTGCTGGGGGCCGCAGAAGGTCGTGCGCCTGCGCGGATGGTGGGGCGATCGCCCGCCGCAGCGCCTGTTCGCGTATGGCGACAGCCGCGGCGACAAGGAGATGGCCGAGCTGGCGAACTGGTCGTGGATCCGCGGGCAGGGCCCGATGCCGCCGATCGGCGCTTGA
- a CDS encoding TerD family protein, with translation MINLSKGGRVNLSKEAPGTQKFRIGLGWDANATDTGTDFDLDVSVFLCKYDAQSNPKLISDQHFVFYNSEVRTMDRKETFIQPGDEFPKRGMPSSKCLGVVHSGDNRTGSGDGDDEVIFIDVTKLAQDVEEISVVVTIDQAEARRQNFGQVRNSYIQIADEVSGAVIAKYALEEDFSMETSVQVGSFYRRDGHFMFKAVGAGYNRGLGDFVRAYGGAV, from the coding sequence ATGATCAATTTGTCGAAAGGCGGTCGCGTCAACCTGTCGAAGGAAGCGCCCGGCACGCAGAAATTCCGCATCGGTCTCGGTTGGGACGCGAACGCGACGGACACGGGCACGGACTTCGATCTCGACGTGTCGGTGTTCCTGTGCAAGTACGACGCGCAAAGCAATCCGAAGCTGATCTCGGACCAGCACTTCGTGTTCTACAACAGCGAAGTGCGCACGATGGACCGCAAGGAAACCTTCATCCAGCCCGGCGACGAATTCCCGAAGCGCGGGATGCCTTCGTCGAAGTGCCTGGGCGTCGTCCACAGCGGCGACAACCGCACCGGCAGCGGTGACGGCGACGACGAGGTGATCTTCATCGACGTGACCAAGCTCGCGCAGGACGTCGAGGAAATCTCGGTGGTGGTCACGATCGACCAGGCCGAAGCGCGCCGCCAGAATTTCGGGCAGGTCCGCAACAGCTACATCCAGATCGCCGACGAGGTGTCGGGCGCCGTGATCGCGAAGTACGCGCTCGAAGAGGACTTCTCGATGGAGACGTCGGTGCAGGTCGGCAGCTTCTATCGTCGCGACGGCCACTTCATGTTCAAGGCGGTCGGTGCGGGCTACAACCGCGGTCTCGGCGACTTCGTCCGGGCCTACGGCGGCGCCGTCTGA
- a CDS encoding DUF475 domain-containing protein, translating to MLKDFKIPLSLTVLALVAAYLLGGVKDMLIVAVLSVLEISLSLDNAVVNASVLKNWSEKWRNRFMVFGLPVAVFGMRLVFPLLIVAVIGHIGLWDALRLAIESPEQYAAMLTSAHHEVSAFGGAFLLMVFFKFMLDTEKDEHWIGFLEGPMRHLGRITALEVALTLGIIIVASFYVPGAEQVSFLLAGAFGVIGFVIAHGVGDLVGGEDTGTRVVREGVAGFLYLEVLDSSFSFDGVIGAFALSNNIFLIALGLGVGAAYIREMTLVLLKKGTLAQYRYLEHGAFWAIGALAAIMFLGVKFDVPEVVTGLVGAAMIGAAVWSSIVAQRREARAAVAGE from the coding sequence ATGTTGAAAGACTTCAAGATCCCGCTGTCGCTCACGGTGCTCGCGCTCGTCGCGGCCTATCTCCTCGGCGGCGTAAAGGACATGCTGATCGTCGCGGTGCTGTCCGTGCTCGAAATCTCGTTGTCGCTCGACAACGCGGTCGTCAATGCGTCGGTCCTGAAGAACTGGTCGGAGAAGTGGCGCAACCGCTTCATGGTGTTCGGCCTGCCGGTGGCGGTGTTCGGCATGCGGCTCGTGTTCCCGCTGCTGATCGTCGCGGTGATTGGTCACATCGGCCTGTGGGATGCGCTGCGGCTCGCGATCGAGTCGCCGGAGCAATACGCGGCGATGCTGACGTCCGCGCATCACGAGGTGTCGGCGTTCGGCGGCGCGTTCCTGCTGATGGTGTTCTTCAAGTTCATGCTCGACACCGAGAAGGACGAGCACTGGATCGGCTTCCTCGAAGGCCCGATGCGCCATCTCGGCCGCATCACGGCGCTCGAGGTCGCGCTGACGCTCGGCATCATCATCGTCGCGTCGTTCTACGTGCCGGGCGCGGAGCAGGTCAGCTTCCTGCTCGCGGGCGCGTTCGGTGTGATCGGCTTCGTGATCGCGCACGGCGTGGGCGACCTGGTCGGCGGCGAGGACACCGGCACGCGCGTGGTGCGCGAAGGCGTCGCCGGTTTCCTGTATCTCGAGGTGCTCGATTCGTCGTTCAGCTTCGACGGCGTGATCGGCGCATTCGCGCTGTCGAACAACATCTTCCTGATCGCACTCGGCCTCGGCGTCGGCGCGGCCTATATCCGGGAGATGACGCTGGTGCTGCTGAAGAAGGGCACGCTCGCGCAGTACCGCTATCTCGAGCACGGCGCGTTCTGGGCGATCGGCGCGCTCGCGGCCATCATGTTCCTCGGCGTGAAGTTCGACGTGCCCGAGGTCGTGACGGGGCTGGTCGGCGCCGCGATGATCGGCGCGGCCGTGTGGTCGTCGATCGTCGCGCAACGCAGGGAAGCGCGGGCCGCGGTGGCAGGCGAGTGA
- a CDS encoding VWA domain-containing protein: MITLEKRAAKVAIVLEKRQILKPPVVRVGAALDISGSAKQLYQSGVIQDTHDRILGIALKFDDNGEVDTWTFTEGFDRLPTATPDNYGSYISDYVLNGKIDKWGGTQYAPVMHDIVDFFFRAPEPKAAAKRGFLSRLFGGDEAPAQAPASAPVNGHLPAWVLFVTDGQNPTNDRKRVRQLLAESQHFPLYWSLIGVGDPAEFGFLAEVADEMPNVGFLHLESLDISDEQIYEQLITQEFCDWVRAK; encoded by the coding sequence ATGATTACGCTTGAGAAACGCGCGGCGAAGGTCGCGATCGTCCTCGAAAAACGTCAGATCCTGAAGCCGCCCGTCGTGCGCGTGGGCGCAGCGCTCGACATCTCGGGCTCCGCGAAGCAGCTCTACCAGTCGGGCGTGATCCAGGACACGCACGACCGGATCCTCGGCATCGCGCTGAAGTTCGACGACAACGGCGAAGTCGACACCTGGACCTTCACCGAAGGCTTCGACCGCCTGCCGACCGCGACGCCGGACAACTACGGCTCGTACATCTCGGACTACGTGCTGAACGGCAAGATCGACAAGTGGGGCGGCACGCAATACGCGCCGGTGATGCACGACATCGTCGACTTCTTCTTCCGCGCGCCGGAGCCGAAGGCCGCGGCCAAGCGCGGTTTCCTGAGCCGCCTGTTCGGCGGCGACGAGGCGCCGGCGCAGGCGCCGGCCAGCGCACCGGTGAACGGCCATCTGCCGGCATGGGTGCTGTTCGTCACCGACGGCCAGAACCCGACGAACGACCGCAAGCGCGTGCGCCAGCTGCTCGCCGAGTCGCAGCACTTTCCGCTGTACTGGTCGCTCATCGGCGTCGGCGATCCGGCCGAATTCGGCTTTCTCGCGGAAGTCGCCGACGAGATGCCGAACGTCGGCTTCCTGCATCTCGAATCGCTCGACATCAGCGACGAACAGATCTACGAACAGCTGATCACGCAGGAATTCTGCGACTGGGTGCGCGCGAAGTAA
- a CDS encoding toxic anion resistance protein, translating into MKPLFDDKKSDAVSDRPSIPPSSPVVVTAAPAPVAIEHARLISVDEIDQLGAAQGTRIAAFSQQILASVRASDADQFGDKLNELIATAKGLDPRGADKGGLITQVTRLFRSTKEKLLSQYESVSKRMDTLVVELESHAQRQKAGIDELERMYNDNYALHQELAQAKAHGETALATLRAHLAAGQQPADDAFAAQRLLDVKRKVDALESKLDDLDRAMLMSKQLAPQIRMEQDQKRTLTSKFMTIKTVLIPAWTNAFALYLEQLSTKRAAALANATYDAADEAIRAQADLNRRNAQEVAKLGQRPVISTDTFEYAQQQLFGAFDDITQIIADGKRQREQDAPRLRQLEQDLITRFAPKHN; encoded by the coding sequence ATGAAGCCGCTATTCGACGACAAGAAATCCGATGCGGTCAGCGATCGTCCTTCCATTCCGCCTTCGTCTCCCGTCGTCGTGACGGCTGCTCCCGCGCCGGTCGCGATCGAGCACGCGCGCCTGATCTCCGTCGACGAAATCGACCAGCTCGGCGCGGCGCAGGGCACGCGGATCGCCGCGTTCTCGCAGCAGATTCTCGCCAGCGTGCGCGCGTCCGATGCCGACCAGTTCGGCGACAAGCTCAACGAACTGATTGCGACCGCGAAGGGGCTCGACCCGCGCGGCGCCGACAAGGGCGGCCTGATCACGCAGGTCACGCGCCTGTTCCGCTCGACCAAGGAAAAGCTGCTGTCGCAATACGAGTCGGTGAGCAAGCGGATGGACACGCTCGTCGTCGAACTCGAAAGCCATGCGCAGCGGCAGAAGGCCGGCATCGACGAGCTCGAGCGGATGTACAACGACAACTACGCGCTGCACCAGGAGCTCGCGCAGGCGAAGGCGCACGGCGAAACCGCGCTCGCGACGCTGCGTGCGCATCTCGCGGCCGGGCAGCAGCCGGCCGACGACGCGTTCGCCGCGCAACGCCTGCTCGACGTGAAGCGCAAGGTCGACGCGCTCGAAAGCAAGCTCGACGATCTCGACCGCGCGATGCTGATGTCGAAGCAGCTCGCGCCGCAGATCCGCATGGAGCAGGACCAGAAGCGCACGCTGACGTCGAAGTTCATGACGATCAAGACCGTGCTGATTCCCGCCTGGACCAACGCATTCGCGCTCTATCTCGAACAGCTCAGCACCAAGCGCGCGGCGGCGCTGGCGAACGCGACCTACGACGCGGCCGACGAGGCGATCCGCGCGCAGGCCGATCTGAATCGCCGGAACGCACAGGAAGTCGCGAAGCTCGGCCAGCGCCCGGTGATCTCGACCGATACGTTCGAGTACGCGCAGCAGCAGCTGTTCGGCGCGTTCGACGACATCACGCAGATCATCGCCGACGGCAAGCGCCAGCGCGAGCAGGACGCGCCGCGCCTGCGCCAGCTCGAACAGGACCTGATCACCCGATTCGCTCCGAAGCACAACTGA
- a CDS encoding LysE family translocator: protein MSLSALLAFALILSVGVATPGPTVLLAMSNGSRYGLRHAMVGMLGAVTADVVLVALVGLGLGVLLEASEAAFVTLKLAGAAWLAYVGVRMLLSSGGPAAAQPLDHPPPDRKTAFLKSFFVAMSNPKYYLFMSALLPQFVDRSHAIGPQYAILAATIVTIDVIGMTGYALLGVHSVRVWKAAGEKWLNRISGSLLLMLAGYVALYRKSAT, encoded by the coding sequence ATGTCCCTTTCCGCCTTGCTTGCCTTTGCGCTGATCCTGTCCGTCGGCGTCGCGACACCCGGCCCGACGGTGTTGCTTGCGATGAGCAACGGCTCGCGATACGGGCTGCGCCATGCGATGGTCGGCATGCTCGGCGCGGTCACGGCTGACGTCGTGCTCGTCGCGCTGGTCGGCCTGGGTCTCGGCGTGCTGCTCGAAGCGTCCGAGGCGGCGTTCGTCACGCTGAAACTGGCGGGGGCGGCGTGGCTCGCGTACGTGGGTGTGCGGATGCTGCTGTCGAGCGGCGGCCCCGCAGCCGCGCAGCCGCTCGATCATCCGCCGCCCGATCGCAAGACAGCGTTCCTGAAGAGCTTTTTCGTCGCGATGAGCAACCCGAAGTACTACCTGTTCATGTCCGCGCTGCTGCCGCAGTTCGTCGACCGGTCGCACGCGATCGGGCCGCAGTACGCGATTCTGGCGGCGACGATCGTGACGATCGATGTCATCGGAATGACCGGCTATGCGCTGCTGGGCGTGCATTCGGTGCGCGTGTGGAAAGCGGCCGGAGAGAAGTGGCTGAACCGGATCAGCGGATCGCTGCTGTTGATGCTCGCGGGGTATGTCGCGCTGTACAGAAAGAGCGCGACCTGA
- a CDS encoding sodium:solute symporter family protein, with product MLTHRLIRAYALYTLGFLGFVLLLWRIERAAGSGVWVGYVFLFVPIAVYAVIGLLSRTSDLVEYYVAGRRVPSAFNGMATAADWLSAASFIGLAGSLYATGYDALAYVMGWTGGFCLVAFLLAPYVRKLARYTIPDFLGTRFSSTAVRALAAGAAILCSFVYLVAQIQGIGLIATRFIGVDFAIGIFCGLAGILVCSFLGGMRAVTWTQVAQYIILISAILIPVSLIAMKNGLGPVPQFNYGKLMERVAAREAQVRDAAEEQQVREAYRRRAAFIQTQLDRLPASYGEVRRQLVDQLAELRRHNGPLREISQRERELADFPRDPAAARVVWTQMRDDLLARAEPPVPMHEPFPAVSDAERKPRERNFLALLLCLSLGTASLPHILTRYNTTTSVASARRSVGWTLFFIALFYLSVPVLAVMIKYEILANLVGRPFAELPAWVTQWHHFEPDLISVVDEIRDGIVRWSEIQMQPDMVVLAAPEIAGLPYVISGLVAAGALAAALSTADGLLLTIANALSHDVYYCMVAPDATSQRRVTISKVLLLGVALFASYVASLNTGKILFLVGAAFSLAASSFFPVLVLGVFWKRTTTRGAIAGMVTGLAVCVYYIVSTYPYFTQLTGFAGPTWFGIEPISSGVFGVPAGFAVAIAVSLCDRRPDEYTRALVDYIRHP from the coding sequence ATGCTCACGCATCGACTGATACGCGCGTATGCGCTCTACACGCTTGGCTTCCTCGGCTTCGTGCTGCTGCTGTGGCGCATCGAGCGCGCGGCCGGCTCCGGCGTATGGGTCGGCTACGTGTTCCTGTTCGTGCCGATCGCCGTCTATGCGGTGATCGGGCTGCTGTCGCGCACCTCCGATCTGGTCGAGTACTACGTGGCCGGGCGGCGCGTGCCGTCCGCGTTCAACGGGATGGCGACGGCGGCCGACTGGTTGTCGGCCGCGTCGTTCATCGGGCTGGCCGGCTCGCTCTACGCGACCGGCTACGACGCGCTCGCCTACGTGATGGGCTGGACCGGCGGCTTCTGTCTCGTCGCGTTCCTGCTCGCGCCATACGTGCGCAAGCTCGCGCGCTACACGATTCCCGATTTCCTCGGCACGCGCTTTTCCAGCACCGCGGTGCGTGCGCTCGCGGCGGGCGCGGCGATCCTCTGTTCGTTCGTCTATCTGGTCGCGCAGATCCAGGGGATCGGGCTGATCGCGACGCGCTTCATCGGCGTCGACTTCGCGATCGGCATCTTCTGCGGGCTCGCGGGCATCCTCGTCTGCTCGTTTCTCGGCGGGATGCGCGCGGTGACGTGGACGCAGGTCGCGCAGTACATCATCCTGATCAGCGCGATCCTGATACCGGTGTCGCTGATCGCGATGAAGAACGGACTCGGGCCCGTGCCGCAGTTCAACTACGGCAAGCTGATGGAGCGCGTCGCGGCGCGCGAGGCGCAGGTGCGCGACGCGGCCGAGGAGCAGCAGGTGCGCGAGGCGTACCGGCGGCGGGCCGCGTTCATCCAGACGCAGCTCGACCGGCTGCCGGCATCGTACGGCGAAGTGCGTCGTCAGCTCGTCGACCAGCTCGCCGAGCTGCGGCGCCACAACGGGCCGCTGCGCGAGATCAGCCAGCGCGAGCGCGAGCTGGCCGACTTCCCGCGCGACCCGGCGGCGGCGCGCGTGGTGTGGACGCAGATGCGCGACGACCTGCTCGCGCGTGCCGAGCCGCCGGTGCCGATGCACGAGCCGTTTCCCGCCGTCAGCGATGCCGAGCGCAAACCGCGCGAGCGCAATTTCCTCGCGCTGCTGCTGTGCCTGTCGCTCGGCACCGCGAGCCTGCCGCACATCCTGACGCGCTACAACACGACGACCTCGGTCGCATCGGCGCGCCGCTCGGTCGGCTGGACGCTGTTCTTCATCGCACTGTTCTATCTGAGCGTGCCGGTGCTCGCGGTGATGATCAAGTACGAGATCCTCGCGAACCTCGTCGGGCGGCCGTTTGCGGAACTGCCGGCGTGGGTCACGCAGTGGCATCACTTCGAGCCGGATCTGATCAGCGTGGTCGACGAGATTCGCGACGGCATCGTGCGCTGGTCGGAGATCCAGATGCAGCCGGACATGGTCGTGCTCGCGGCACCCGAGATCGCGGGGCTGCCGTACGTGATATCGGGGCTGGTCGCGGCCGGCGCGCTCGCGGCCGCGCTGTCGACCGCGGACGGGCTGTTGCTGACGATCGCGAACGCGCTGTCGCACGATGTCTACTACTGCATGGTCGCACCCGACGCGACGAGCCAGCGGCGCGTGACGATCTCGAAGGTGCTGCTGCTCGGCGTGGCGCTGTTCGCGTCGTACGTGGCGTCGCTGAACACGGGGAAGATCCTGTTCCTGGTCGGCGCGGCGTTCTCGCTTGCGGCCTCGAGCTTCTTTCCGGTGCTGGTGCTCGGCGTGTTCTGGAAGCGCACGACCACGCGCGGCGCGATTGCAGGGATGGTGACGGGGCTGGCGGTCTGCGTGTATTACATCGTGTCGACCTATCCGTACTTCACGCAGCTGACGGGCTTCGCGGGGCCGACGTGGTTCGGGATCGAGCCGATCAGCTCGGGCGTGTTCGGGGTGCCGGCCGGGTTCGCGGTCGCGATCGCGGTCAGTTTGTGCGACCGGCGGCCGGACGAGTACACGCGGGCGCTGGTGGATTACATCCGGCATCCGTGA
- a CDS encoding DUF4212 domain-containing protein, which translates to MTVSSRPAPVAPPPVPEPLARAHARYWRFNVVLIVVLMAIGFAVSFVVPFFAPALAGVHFAGFSLPFYVGAQGAILVYLVLIAVYIGLMQRADRALRRAYDEHAARAGNTRDTPNTHDGR; encoded by the coding sequence ATGACCGTTTCGTCCCGCCCGGCGCCTGTCGCGCCGCCGCCCGTTCCCGAGCCGCTCGCGCGCGCACATGCGCGCTACTGGCGTTTCAACGTGGTGCTGATCGTGGTGCTGATGGCGATCGGCTTCGCGGTGTCGTTCGTCGTGCCGTTCTTCGCGCCCGCGCTCGCCGGTGTGCATTTCGCCGGCTTCAGCCTGCCGTTCTACGTCGGCGCGCAGGGCGCGATTCTCGTCTATCTCGTGCTGATCGCCGTCTACATCGGACTGATGCAGCGCGCCGACCGCGCGTTGCGCCGTGCATACGACGAGCATGCGGCGCGCGCGGGCAATACGCGCGATACGCCCAATACGCACGACGGACGCTGA
- the acs gene encoding acetate--CoA ligase: MSAIESVLHESRQFAPPAALEKAATISGMPAYQALAAEAERDYEGFWARLAREGLSWHKPFTKVLDESNAPFYKWFDDGELNASYNCLDRHVEAGNGERVAVIFEADDGTVTRVTYADLLARVSRFANALKKRGIGKGDRVVIYIPMSIEGIVAMQACARIGATHSVVFGGFSAKSLNERLVDVGAVALITADEQARGGKTLPLKSIADEALAMGGCEAVKSVIVYRRTGGKIDWHAGRDLWMHELTDGESDRCEPEWVGAEHPLFILYTSGSTGKPKGVQHSTGGYLLWAAQTMKWTFDWKPTDVFWCTADIGWVTGHTYITYGPLACGGTQVVFEGVPTWPDAGRFWKMIGDHKVSVFYTAPTAIRSLIKAAEADEKVHPKSYDLSSLRIIGTVGEPINPEAWMWYHKNVGQERCPIVDTWWQTETGGHMITPLPGATPTVPGSCTLPLPGIIAAVVDETGQDVPNGQGGILVVKRPWPSMIRTIWGDPERFKKSYYPEELGGTLYLAGDGTVRDKETGYFTIMGRIDDVLNVSGHRLGTMEIESALVAHELVAEAAVVGRPDDTTGEAVVAFVVLKRARPEGEEAAALAKTLRDWVGKQIGPIAKPKDIRFGDNLPKTRSGKIMRRLLRSLAKGEAITQDTSTLENPAILEQLTEVR; this comes from the coding sequence ATGTCTGCGATTGAATCGGTTCTTCACGAAAGCCGCCAGTTTGCGCCCCCCGCGGCGCTCGAGAAGGCGGCAACCATTTCCGGCATGCCGGCCTACCAGGCGCTCGCCGCCGAGGCCGAGCGCGATTACGAAGGGTTCTGGGCGCGTCTCGCGCGCGAAGGCCTGTCGTGGCACAAGCCGTTCACGAAGGTGCTCGACGAGTCGAACGCGCCGTTCTACAAGTGGTTCGACGACGGCGAACTGAACGCGTCGTACAACTGCCTCGACCGCCACGTCGAAGCCGGCAACGGCGAGCGCGTCGCGGTGATCTTCGAGGCCGACGACGGCACCGTCACGCGCGTCACCTATGCGGATCTGCTGGCGCGCGTGTCGCGTTTCGCGAATGCGCTGAAGAAACGCGGGATCGGCAAGGGCGATCGCGTCGTCATCTATATTCCGATGTCGATCGAAGGCATCGTCGCGATGCAGGCCTGCGCACGCATCGGCGCGACGCACTCGGTCGTGTTCGGCGGCTTCTCCGCGAAGTCGCTGAACGAACGGCTGGTCGACGTCGGCGCGGTCGCGCTGATCACGGCCGACGAACAGGCGCGCGGCGGCAAGACGCTGCCGCTGAAGAGCATCGCCGACGAGGCGCTCGCGATGGGCGGCTGCGAAGCGGTGAAGAGCGTGATCGTCTATCGCCGCACCGGCGGCAAGATCGACTGGCACGCCGGCCGCGACCTGTGGATGCACGAACTGACCGACGGCGAGTCCGATCGCTGCGAGCCGGAATGGGTCGGCGCCGAGCATCCGCTGTTCATCCTGTATACGTCGGGCTCGACCGGCAAGCCCAAGGGCGTGCAGCACAGCACCGGCGGCTACCTGCTGTGGGCCGCGCAGACGATGAAGTGGACCTTCGACTGGAAGCCGACCGACGTGTTCTGGTGCACGGCCGACATCGGCTGGGTCACGGGCCACACGTACATCACGTACGGTCCGCTCGCATGCGGCGGCACGCAGGTCGTGTTCGAGGGCGTGCCGACCTGGCCGGACGCCGGCCGGTTCTGGAAGATGATCGGCGACCACAAGGTCAGCGTGTTCTACACCGCGCCGACCGCGATCCGTTCGCTGATCAAGGCGGCCGAGGCCGACGAGAAAGTGCATCCGAAGAGCTACGACCTGTCGAGCCTGCGCATCATCGGCACGGTCGGCGAGCCGATCAATCCGGAAGCATGGATGTGGTATCACAAGAACGTCGGCCAGGAGCGCTGCCCGATCGTCGATACCTGGTGGCAGACCGAGACGGGCGGCCACATGATCACGCCGCTGCCGGGCGCGACGCCGACGGTGCCGGGTTCGTGCACGCTGCCGCTGCCGGGCATCATCGCCGCGGTGGTCGACGAGACCGGGCAGGACGTGCCGAACGGGCAAGGCGGCATCCTGGTCGTCAAGCGTCCGTGGCCGTCGATGATCCGCACGATCTGGGGCGACCCGGAGCGCTTCAAGAAGAGCTACTACCCGGAAGAGCTCGGCGGCACGCTGTACCTGGCCGGCGACGGCACCGTGCGCGACAAGGAAACCGGCTACTTCACGATCATGGGCCGCATCGACGACGTGCTGAACGTGTCCGGTCACCGGCTCGGCACGATGGAGATCGAGTCGGCGCTGGTCGCGCATGAACTGGTCGCCGAGGCCGCCGTGGTCGGCCGTCCGGACGACACGACGGGCGAGGCGGTGGTCGCGTTCGTCGTGCTCAAGCGTGCGCGTCCGGAAGGCGAGGAGGCTGCGGCGCTCGCGAAGACGTTGCGCGACTGGGTCGGCAAGCAGATCGGGCCGATCGCGAAGCCGAAGGACATCCGCTTCGGCGACAACCTGCCGAAGACGCGCTCGGGCAAGATCATGCGGCGCCTGCTGCGTTCGCTCGCGAAGGGCGAGGCGATCACGCAGGATACGTCCACGCTCGAGAACCCGGCGATCCTCGAACAGCTCACGGAAGTGCGCTGA